In bacterium, the following proteins share a genomic window:
- a CDS encoding cohesin domain-containing protein, with amino-acid sequence MKKIIFLGLVVIGIIGGIGKGFAWNNIEGGDHGGADWIINANTEIAGVHTNVNIFTVLSGVTVHIKDYDGNNYGSVSVIANTIEIHGTITGSGSGYYGGIGGPPQNGRGADGEGTGGGMGNGSAGGGAGAGYGGKGGNGGNFSHGNGIGGDSYDLKNEVLIGSGGGGGGGSANIWDSGGNGGDGGGALILIAQNNITIEGAIKMDGQNGEDGKGENGGSSQRSGGGGGGSGGGILIKSLTGMVTINGVLTANGGKGGNAWDPASGGGGGGGGRIKICASSVLKGQEAILTVEKGVKGFGRLNGEDGNVGIITGISQIIINPSSGAVGSIVTLTGTDFGPTELIRIDFGNKITITTITSSSGGTFSCTFTSDTQPYGTTTVMATGLTSGISASTSFNILPKITMVMPTTGTVGSIVTVWGNGFGGNEDVRIDFGTTLMITSIPATLQGTFATTFTVDTQPYGTTTIRASGLSTGGSAFGTFRIVSSIICISPYIGSVGTRVTIWGNGYGALELVRIDFGRTRSICTVFSNSSGTFSALFTVDIQPHGTTSIGCYGLTSGLQSMSLFFIRGSIIISPIAGTVGSSVTVIGNGFGATEMIMISFGSVVSLTTASTTGNGNFNTTFIVNTQPFGNTTISVIGLITQERVSERFTILPNIIFVTPTSGTIGSKVTVMGNGFGASSCIRIAFGTTRTIAIGTSNAMGVFQCVFTVNTQPLGTTTIIAFDDRLAIWVMARFNIFSRTILRIIPASQNVALNQEFTVNIEVVNVNRLITAGTYLSFNPAILEVVEMGTGTFIPNPLVMIKKFENGTGTIDYAVGIATDSVTGSGTLCTVKFRAKASGSSSVVFDSDTLHNRNTILIDVDVHEIPCRKESGNYYIIGSLYVEPQNAVVRAGVPTVYNCYAVCAEATITVTGSTTFTVSGGGSFTLNSFFPYFIGTHTITATYLGAIATTLVIITPGTPTQLVKVSGDNQIGTCTTTLPNPFVVKVIDTYSNPCPDVQVGWMITSVPSGASGYSILPTQTLTTSAGRAEGWLTLGTEPPGTYTVNATSTGLTGSPCQFTAHSLRRFGNIAGFCLLDQGTSTLLGTQGVTITITELGTSTTTNPQGYFILNNINVGTYTLYFDTYGASPLTVTGTCISPTQINDTTDIGTKTLLSGDITNDGLVNSLDWPYFVNACGKYEAQGDPDWWTIYREGDFDHDTYVNVKDFPVYYYNYGRTQAGRMRSPAMAAMKEKRMTAERITLSFEIEAVDDVDINDLRLGDIIKLKVFINDAKNYFGGEMHLGFNSEILQVIGVIPGEFSQQADKVVIYNVDNTQGLIDYTLLLWSPETEQDSGLLATIPFKVIKGGGYSTIEFDYDEDDNRKTIFVEQWINEEQKPEIILPDVVDDEVTITVPRLYENLESVIAYPNPAHKGDTVHFTNIPNNRTVNLKIFNIAGELVYEGEVKNQNEITWDLKNKDKNEVASGIYIFLLNDKVSPVKKGKIGVIK; translated from the coding sequence ATGAAAAAGATAATTTTTTTAGGTTTGGTTGTTATAGGAATAATTGGAGGAATTGGAAAAGGATTTGCGTGGAATAATATTGAGGGAGGAGATCATGGAGGAGCAGATTGGATCATTAATGCAAATACTGAAATTGCAGGTGTGCATACTAATGTTAATATATTTACCGTACTATCAGGGGTAACAGTTCATATTAAAGATTATGATGGAAATAATTATGGAAGTGTCTCAGTTATAGCTAATACTATTGAGATTCATGGAACAATAACTGGAAGCGGGAGTGGGTATTATGGAGGGATAGGAGGACCGCCTCAAAATGGAAGAGGAGCAGATGGTGAAGGGACTGGTGGCGGAATGGGAAATGGATCAGCAGGAGGAGGAGCAGGAGCAGGTTATGGTGGGAAAGGAGGAAATGGTGGAAATTTTTCACATGGAAATGGAATTGGTGGAGATAGTTACGATTTAAAAAATGAGGTGTTGATAGGTTCTGGTGGTGGTGGTGGTGGTGGCTCTGCTAATATTTGGGATTCAGGTGGAAATGGTGGAGATGGAGGTGGAGCTCTTATCCTAATTGCTCAAAATAATATAACTATAGAAGGAGCTATCAAAATGGATGGACAGAATGGAGAGGATGGAAAAGGAGAGAATGGAGGAAGTTCACAACGGAGTGGGGGAGGGGGAGGTGGAAGTGGAGGTGGCATCCTTATCAAAAGCCTCACTGGAATGGTGACAATAAACGGAGTACTTACTGCTAATGGTGGAAAAGGAGGTAATGCGTGGGATCCCGCATCAGGTGGAGGTGGAGGTGGAGGTGGACGGATAAAGATATGTGCCTCCTCTGTTTTAAAAGGGCAAGAAGCAATATTAACTGTAGAGAAGGGTGTTAAAGGTTTTGGTAGGCTAAACGGGGAAGATGGTAATGTTGGAATTATTACAGGTATATCTCAAATAATAATCAATCCTTCTTCTGGTGCTGTAGGAAGCATAGTGACACTGACAGGCACAGATTTTGGCCCCACAGAATTAATTAGAATTGATTTTGGAAATAAAATAACAATTACAACTATTACTTCTTCTTCGGGAGGAACATTCTCTTGCACCTTTACTTCAGATACCCAACCTTATGGAACTACTACAGTTATGGCTACCGGATTAACCTCAGGCATAAGTGCATCAACTTCCTTCAATATCCTTCCAAAGATTACTATGGTCATGCCTACAACAGGCACAGTAGGAAGTATAGTTACTGTATGGGGTAATGGATTTGGGGGAAATGAAGATGTCCGTATCGACTTTGGGACTACACTGATGATTACATCCATCCCTGCTACTCTTCAAGGGACCTTTGCTACTACATTTACTGTAGATACTCAGCCTTATGGCACGACTACCATCCGTGCTTCTGGACTTTCTACTGGTGGGAGCGCATTTGGGACATTTCGTATTGTGTCAAGTATTATCTGTATTTCACCGTACATTGGTTCAGTTGGAACGAGGGTAACTATTTGGGGAAATGGCTACGGGGCGTTAGAATTAGTTAGAATTGATTTTGGGCGGACCCGTAGTATTTGTACTGTTTTTTCTAATTCCTCGGGCACTTTTAGTGCACTCTTTACTGTAGATATCCAACCTCACGGCACTACCAGTATTGGCTGTTATGGATTAACATCAGGACTACAATCCATGAGCTTGTTCTTTATCAGGGGAAGTATTATTATAAGTCCGATTGCAGGCACTGTAGGTTCAAGTGTCACCGTCATAGGAAATGGATTTGGGGCAACAGAAATGATAATGATAAGTTTTGGAAGCGTAGTCTCGCTTACAACTGCCTCCACAACTGGGAATGGTAATTTTAACACTACCTTTATTGTCAATACCCAACCTTTCGGAAATACCACCATTAGTGTTATAGGGCTGATAACTCAAGAGAGAGTTTCTGAGAGATTCACTATCCTACCAAATATAATCTTTGTCACCCCTACTTCTGGCACTATAGGTTCTAAGGTTACGGTAATGGGTAATGGTTTTGGGGCAAGTAGTTGTATCCGAATTGCCTTTGGCACCACACGGACAATTGCTATAGGAACGAGTAATGCTATGGGTGTTTTCCAATGTGTCTTTACGGTAAATACTCAGCCACTGGGAACAACAACTATAATTGCGTTTGACGATAGACTGGCGATTTGGGTAATGGCAAGATTTAACATTTTCTCAAGAACCATCTTAAGGATTATCCCGGCATCTCAGAATGTTGCCTTAAACCAGGAATTTACCGTCAATATCGAGGTAGTAAATGTTAATCGCTTGATTACTGCAGGGACATATCTTAGTTTTAATCCTGCTATCCTTGAGGTAGTAGAGATGGGGACGGGAACATTTATCCCTAATCCTCTGGTGATGATAAAGAAATTTGAGAATGGGACGGGAACGATAGATTATGCTGTTGGGATAGCAACAGATTCTGTTACAGGTTCAGGAACACTTTGCACCGTGAAGTTCCGTGCAAAGGCAAGTGGGAGTTCATCGGTAGTGTTTGATTCGGATACCTTGCATAACCGCAATACCATACTGATAGATGTAGATGTTCACGAGATACCCTGTCGGAAAGAGAGTGGGAATTATTATATCATTGGTTCTCTTTATGTGGAACCACAGAATGCGGTTGTGCGTGCTGGGGTGCCAACAGTGTATAATTGTTATGCCGTATGTGCAGAGGCAACTATAACTGTAACCGGGTCAACGACATTCACGGTTTCTGGTGGAGGCTCATTTACCCTTAATAGTTTCTTTCCATACTTCATTGGCACACATACTATTACCGCCACATACCTTGGTGCCATTGCCACTACCTTGGTAATTATTACCCCTGGCACGCCTACACAACTGGTCAAAGTTTCTGGTGATAATCAGATTGGAACCTGCACCACAACCTTACCCAATCCATTCGTGGTTAAGGTAATCGATACCTATAGTAATCCCTGTCCGGATGTGCAAGTAGGCTGGATGATTACTTCTGTTCCATCTGGTGCATCAGGTTACTCAATCTTACCGACCCAGACTTTAACTACTTCTGCCGGGAGGGCTGAAGGCTGGCTTACCTTAGGCACAGAACCACCAGGAACATATACGGTTAATGCTACATCAACCGGACTAACCGGTTCGCCGTGTCAATTTACTGCCCATTCCTTGCGTCGATTTGGGAATATTGCAGGCTTTTGTCTGCTTGACCAGGGCACTTCAACCCTCCTTGGGACACAAGGAGTTACTATAACAATTACCGAACTGGGCACGAGCACTACGACTAATCCTCAAGGTTACTTTATCCTTAATAACATCAATGTTGGCACATATACCTTATATTTTGATACCTATGGTGCTTCACCATTAACGGTGACTGGTACCTGCATTAGCCCAACACAAATTAATGATACTACGGACATTGGCACAAAAACATTATTAAGTGGAGATATAACTAATGATGGTTTGGTGAATTCTTTAGATTGGCCTTACTTTGTTAATGCCTGTGGTAAATATGAGGCACAAGGAGACCCTGACTGGTGGACAATCTATAGAGAAGGCGATTTTGACCACGATACTTATGTTAATGTGAAGGATTTTCCGGTCTATTACTATAACTATGGTAGAACCCAGGCGGGGAGAATGAGAAGTCCTGCTATGGCGGCAATGAAGGAAAAAAGGATGACCGCGGAAAGGATTACTCTATCATTTGAGATTGAAGCGGTGGATGATGTAGATATAAACGACCTCAGACTCGGCGATATTATCAAGCTTAAGGTGTTCATAAATGATGCGAAAAATTACTTTGGAGGTGAGATGCACTTAGGATTTAATTCTGAGATATTACAGGTTATTGGCGTTATCCCAGGCGAGTTCTCTCAACAAGCAGATAAGGTAGTGATATACAATGTGGATAATACACAAGGGTTGATTGATTATACCCTCTTGTTATGGAGTCCTGAAACCGAGCAGGACAGCGGGCTACTGGCAACTATTCCATTTAAGGTAATCAAAGGTGGTGGATATTCTACGATTGAATTTGACTATGATGAAGACGACAATCGCAAGACAATATTTGTTGAACAGTGGATAAATGAGGAGCAGAAGCCTGAGATTATACTCCCTGATGTTGTAGATGATGAGGTAACTATTACAGTGCCGAGGCTATATGAGAATTTAGAGTCAGTGATTGCCTATCCCAATCCTGCACATAAAGGCGATACAGTTCACTTTACTAACATTCCAAATAACCGAACCGTTAATTTGAAGATATTCAATATTGCCGGTGAATTAGTCTATGAAGGAGAGGTGAAAAATCAGAATGAGATTACCTGGGATTTGAAGAATAAAGATAAAAATGAAGTTGCCTCAGGTATCTACATATTCCTTCTTAATGACAAAGTCAGCCCGGTCAAGAAGGGTAAGATTGGTGTAATTAAATAG
- a CDS encoding cytochrome D1 domain-containing protein: protein MQNVKCKMISDKGKMIISVVMAGVIWAGYTVLPGEVNAYPYVYVTNHGSHKVSVIDTSTNQVVGAPIPVGTNPDGVAITPDGRYAYVTNRSSHNVSVIDTSTNQVVGTIPVGSSPLGVAITPDGRYAYVTNEVSANVSVIDTSTNQVVGAPIPVGSYPTGIAITPDGRYAYVTNGGSANVSVIDTSTNQVVGTISVGSGPWGVAITPDGRYAYVTNRDSHNVSVIDTSTNQVVGTIPVGSYPHGIAITPDGRYTYVTNRDSHNVSVIDTGTNQVVGTPIPVGSRSYGIAITPDGRYAYVTNAILASVSVIDTSTNQVVGASIPVGSYPWGVAITPLYTLTLANTQIINGSDTATLDEADAPGDVILVYTSTDGHGTITCNQVTTTVEQVYGLSHLPQPADKSGTYNTTVYYTYWIRNMGNGTDTITLTPSNSWRSIIIKDDNQDGVHQATETTTITQLSLGPNEFNYFFLGVQIPATATTGQQSTTTLTAKDQNGSGADDNWGYPDTRTDEVVTICSSGIPAVITITKSRDKSLVRPGGTITYTLTYRNNSGSPATDIMIIDYIPANTTLDQPATGTDTIIEYYVGGSWTSTFSTTATMVKWTRTTPLPAVSEATVSFVVQVK from the coding sequence ATGCAAAATGTAAAATGTAAAATGATAAGTGATAAGGGCAAAATGATAATTAGTGTGGTGATGGCTGGGGTGATTTGGGCAGGATATACTGTGCTGCCAGGCGAAGTAAACGCATATCCGTATGTCTATGTGACTAACCATGGCTCACATAAGGTCTCAGTGATAGATACGAGTACAAATCAAGTAGTAGGGGCTCCCATTCCAGTCGGTACTAATCCTGATGGAGTAGCGATAACACCGGATGGAAGATATGCCTATGTGACTAACAGGAGCTCACATAATGTTTCAGTGATAGATACGAGTACAAATCAAGTAGTAGGGACCATTCCAGTTGGTTCTAGTCCTTTGGGAGTAGCGATAACACCGGATGGAAGATATGCCTATGTGACTAACGAGGTTTCCGCTAATGTCTCAGTGATAGATACGAGTACAAATCAAGTAGTAGGGGCTCCCATTCCAGTTGGTTCTTATCCTACTGGGATAGCGATAACACCTGATGGAAGATATGCCTATGTGACTAACGGGGGTTCCGCTAATGTTTCAGTGATAGATACGAGTACAAATCAAGTAGTAGGGACTATTTCAGTTGGTTCTGGCCCTTGGGGAGTAGCGATAACACCGGATGGAAGATATGCCTATGTGACTAACAGGGACTCACATAATGTTTCAGTGATAGATACGAGTACAAATCAAGTAGTAGGGACCATTCCAGTTGGTTCTTATCCTCATGGGATAGCGATAACACCGGATGGAAGATATACCTATGTGACTAACAGGGACTCACATAATGTTTCAGTGATAGATACGGGTACAAATCAAGTAGTAGGAACTCCCATTCCAGTTGGTTCTCGTTCTTATGGGATAGCGATAACACCGGATGGAAGATATGCCTATGTGACTAACGCTATTTTAGCTAGTGTTTCAGTGATAGATACGAGTACAAATCAAGTAGTAGGGGCTTCTATTCCAGTTGGTTCTTATCCTTGGGGAGTAGCGATTACACCACTCTATACTCTAACATTAGCTAATACACAAATCATCAATGGCTCGGACACAGCTACTTTAGATGAGGCAGATGCTCCAGGTGATGTGATACTTGTCTATACCTCGACGGATGGGCATGGAACGATTACCTGTAATCAAGTGACCACAACCGTAGAGCAGGTCTATGGACTATCCCATCTACCACAGCCAGCAGATAAATCAGGGACTTACAATACCACAGTGTATTACACCTACTGGATTCGCAATATGGGTAACGGGACAGATACGATTACTCTCACACCGAGTAATTCGTGGAGATCAATAATCATCAAGGACGATAATCAAGATGGAGTGCATCAAGCCACCGAAACAACTACGATTACACAACTGAGTTTAGGGCCAAATGAATTCAACTACTTCTTCTTAGGAGTGCAGATTCCTGCAACAGCGACTACAGGTCAGCAATCTACAACGACACTCACTGCCAAAGACCAAAATGGTTCAGGTGCAGACGATAACTGGGGATATCCGGATACTCGCACAGATGAAGTAGTAACCATCTGCAGTTCCGGTATTCCAGCGGTGATTACGATTACCAAGTCACGGGATAAATCACTGGTTAGACCAGGTGGAACAATTACCTACACACTCACTTACCGTAACAACTCTGGTTCACCCGCAACAGACATAATGATAATCGATTATATTCCGGCGAATACAACATTAGACCAGCCAGCCACAGGGACAGATACGATAATTGAGTATTATGTAGGTGGTAGCTGGACATCGACATTCAGTACAACAGCGACCATGGTGAAATGGACACGCACAACACCATTACCAGCGGTAAGTGAGGCGACTGTAAGCTTTGTAGTGCAAGTAAAATAA
- a CDS encoding glycosyltransferase family 39 protein encodes MKKKKSKSVKNDHSNKRGKYLFLEIFTLTKQRQLILCIVGGIFILRLIYLLQLSKNDPLFYHPLPGTDQYMYWEAAREILAGESLKGAFYYNPLYYYWFAFSLWFTNYSLFGVRILQVLLDVGTCILIYLTSKRLFNYQVGLIGLILGGICGTLIFYSSVLLSTNISTFLSIASLYFLIRLKDRFNKRDLIIAGIFLGLACLSQPNTILFLPFVLLWLFFVLPVDKKKAIWASGGFLIVVMLTISPVTVKNYLSSGKFILLTTSAPFNLWKGNNEHAPGWEDLCQPYLGQLEEKAMKENKDIGNLYMEDILRFMREKPLGYIKLLGKKFLLFWGNWDIPHQVGYDDTKKYASILNILPDFSLIAILGLTGIMLSIKDFKRLLLLPLFIIIYSFSVILVLVVGRYRPPVLPPLIIFSAFTLWWGYKKFYLRKYQQLLLSLIIVGIFSTAVYSQAIIDQIHMIKHPYGQIQPVEGGVVVTDNSNRDNRGFAIDSDKKMIKKEIIITTDLSKVKAVYLNLTYNCGQEGRLMTTFNDHALPILEFKSLYEAVRGIVGQVSLGPINASILKKGVNTITLQVKDNGYINIPIDACYNYGRSYFSMDNGKMWKKEKGEYKIELKLISKDLP; translated from the coding sequence TTTACCTGGCACAGACCAATATATGTATTGGGAGGCGGCAAGAGAGATTTTAGCGGGGGAATCTCTCAAAGGTGCCTTTTATTACAACCCATTATATTATTACTGGTTTGCTTTCTCATTATGGTTTACCAACTATAGCTTATTTGGGGTTCGAATACTCCAGGTTTTATTAGATGTTGGAACATGCATATTGATTTATCTTACGAGTAAGCGGCTATTTAATTACCAGGTAGGGTTAATTGGCTTGATACTGGGAGGAATATGTGGGACATTAATTTTTTATAGCAGTGTGCTTTTATCTACAAACATAAGTACTTTTTTATCAATTGCTTCGTTATATTTTCTTATTCGGTTGAAGGATAGATTTAATAAGAGGGATTTAATAATAGCTGGTATTTTTCTTGGGCTTGCGTGTCTTTCCCAACCAAATACAATCCTCTTTTTGCCTTTTGTATTACTGTGGTTATTCTTTGTTTTACCAGTTGATAAAAAAAAGGCAATTTGGGCAAGTGGAGGATTTTTAATTGTGGTGATGCTAACCATTTCCCCTGTAACGGTAAAAAATTATCTTAGTAGTGGAAAATTTATCCTTTTGACAACTTCAGCTCCTTTCAATCTGTGGAAGGGTAATAATGAACATGCTCCGGGATGGGAAGATCTATGCCAGCCTTATCTGGGACAACTTGAAGAGAAAGCAATGAAAGAAAATAAAGACATAGGTAACCTCTATATGGAAGATATCTTAAGGTTTATGAGAGAAAAACCATTGGGATATATAAAATTGTTAGGCAAGAAGTTTTTATTGTTTTGGGGTAATTGGGATATACCTCATCAGGTAGGTTATGATGATACTAAAAAATATGCATCTATTTTGAATATTTTACCCGATTTCTCTTTGATTGCCATTCTTGGGCTGACAGGAATTATGTTATCAATAAAAGATTTTAAGAGACTATTGCTTTTACCTCTGTTCATTATTATTTATAGTTTTTCAGTCATACTTGTTCTTGTAGTAGGGAGGTATCGTCCGCCGGTATTACCTCCATTAATTATCTTCAGTGCTTTTACTTTATGGTGGGGATATAAGAAATTTTATCTTCGGAAGTATCAACAACTATTACTTTCTTTAATCATAGTAGGGATATTTTCGACCGCAGTCTATAGTCAGGCAATTATAGACCAGATTCATATGATTAAACATCCTTATGGACAGATACAACCGGTTGAAGGAGGGGTTGTTGTTACCGATAACAGCAATCGGGATAATCGAGGATTTGCCATAGATTCTGATAAAAAGATGATAAAAAAAGAGATTATTATAACTACAGATCTTTCAAAGGTAAAGGCTGTTTATCTAAATCTTACTTATAATTGCGGTCAAGAGGGAAGGTTGATGACAACCTTTAATGACCACGCTCTTCCTATTTTAGAGTTTAAATCGCTTTATGAAGCAGTGCGTGGAATAGTAGGGCAGGTAAGTTTAGGGCCTATAAATGCTTCTATCTTGAAAAAAGGAGTAAATACGATTACTCTACAGGTCAAAGATAACGGATATATAAATATCCCCATTGATGCCTGCTATAATTATGGTAGATCTTACTTTTCCATGGATAATGGGAAGATGTGGAAGAAAGAAAAAGGGGAGTATAAAATAGAATTAAAATTAATTTCCAAAGATTTACCTTAA
- a CDS encoding FlgD immunoglobulin-like domain containing protein — translation MNYQLIICLILMVFLPHLSFSEIIRNGGDEGNFGEVDLPGDVIIFYKDGVNRFVCSNMVETLILTPVVATFTPQVIVGEDKKTKIEVPGDAFVTTTYISIIDPINTPQLFEEQIKGLKIELADDGDHTYKKIDSTVRVFLAYEEEGTITQDFKKQLTITIPYPDVNQDGIVDGTTIGESSLKMYVLQDNKWVEVPGGVIDILANTLSADVRHFSLYVIRGIPFGKDLSKVYVYPNPFKPAIHNRMTFVDVTDYATIRIFTVAGELVKTIEVTPVDSGRPTWDGKNEDSEKVASGIYIYLITTEEGYKVKGKIGIIR, via the coding sequence ATGAATTACCAATTGATTATCTGCCTGATACTTATGGTTTTTTTACCTCACCTATCCTTTTCAGAGATCATTCGTAATGGAGGAGATGAGGGTAATTTTGGTGAAGTTGATTTGCCGGGAGATGTAATTATCTTTTATAAGGATGGGGTAAATCGCTTTGTTTGCTCTAATATGGTAGAGACACTAATTTTAACACCAGTTGTCGCTACTTTTACTCCTCAGGTAATCGTAGGGGAGGATAAAAAGACGAAGATAGAGGTTCCGGGAGATGCCTTTGTCACTACTACCTATATCTCTATCATAGATCCAATTAATACCCCTCAGTTATTTGAGGAACAAATTAAGGGATTAAAGATTGAACTGGCGGATGATGGCGACCATACTTATAAGAAAATAGATTCTACAGTGCGAGTCTTTTTAGCCTATGAGGAAGAGGGAACAATTACACAAGATTTTAAGAAACAACTTACTATTACTATTCCTTATCCTGATGTCAATCAGGATGGCATAGTAGATGGAACAACAATAGGGGAAAGTTCTTTAAAAATGTATGTCTTGCAGGATAATAAGTGGGTAGAGGTGCCAGGAGGAGTGATTGATATTTTAGCCAATACTCTTTCTGCAGATGTGCGGCATTTTTCTCTCTATGTCATAAGAGGAATTCCTTTTGGTAAGGATTTATCCAAAGTCTATGTTTATCCTAATCCATTTAAACCGGCAATACATAATAGGATGACATTTGTCGATGTAACAGACTATGCTACCATTAGAATATTTACTGTTGCTGGAGAATTGGTAAAAACGATTGAAGTGACACCTGTAGATAGCGGTAGACCTACATGGGATGGGAAAAATGAAGATAGTGAAAAGGTAGCAAGTGGAATTTATATCTATCTGATTACTACCGAAGAAGGTTACAAAGTTAAAGGTAAAATTGGAATTATAAGATAA